gacctattcacaatcattaccttgcttttctcactgctaaaccttactccaaagtcttttccattgccatccacaacatccaacaaactttgaagctttCATTGAAACTTTCATTGCAATACCGTCAGCACCAtggtttcccttctctctccggcAGAGCTACAAGCTTCCTGAAGAACTGCATGAGGAGCTGCTCTCAACAGTCAGTCACTCGGACGACGTGCAGGCGGTGTCCACCCTCATATGTAAGGGCGCGCCCATAGAGCTCCTGAGTGGCCTTTCCGTCCTCAGACTGGCTGTCACTACCGACCGCATAAACACCGTCAGCCTGCTGCTGGCTAGCGGTGCACCGCTGCCTGCCAGCCTGCTGCAGGAGGCTTGGCAGAGCCCTGACGTGACTTACAGGGTGCTGGCCACCCTCACCACCGTgagtaccttcccttccctgtctcacGGAACTACCTCACTGTAAAGGTGAGGACGAGCACCGGTACTGGACCCAAATCTCAGCGGTGGCTCCTTTGCAGAGTGGAAAGTGTTTGAACAACTTGGGTGAGTTATAGGTCTGTTGGTTGTAGAGGACGAGCCTTTGTGTTTCAGTACCGTCACTTTCAGGATTTAGTGCTGCACATGACAGACCTGCAGCACACCAAACCTGTCCAACATTAGAGATCATGCAACAGAATCTTGTCATTTCATAAGAGGACACTTCAGTGTAATGTTTAGAACAAGCAATGAAGTAGATCTCATAATACTTGAATCCATGttattcatcattataatcctaaaaGTATTGTAATAATGCTTGTCAAACCTAATATCTGATCataattcatcattataatcctaaaagtaattgtaataatgcttgtcaaacctaatatttggaataattttttgtatttttccttcttttttcggACAAGATAAGGTTGTATTTGTACATGCACTTCTAGATTTGTGACACTTAATGACACTTCTGCATagctgccctctctctctctctctctctctctctctctctctctctctctctctctctctctgcgcacaGTGCTTACCTGATGTGGTGACCATCCTTTCCTCACAGGCCTACTGCTGCCGGCTACGTGCAGAGCAGCGTCGTCTGGAAAAGGTCAGCAGCGGCCTTGTCGAGGGCATCGACAATCTAGTGACAACCATCGAGGGAAATACTCCCTGGCAGGCAGCCTGGCGATGGGGAAAGGAGACTGACCGGCCAGCACTGAGCAACCTCCTGGCAAAGGCCGCGGCTGCCAACTGCCCCGTGACTGCCGCCTTCCTGCATAGGGCAGGAGGGTGGACAGTCTTTAATGGAGTCTCTGGTGGCACTGCCCTCCACGCTGCCCTGGAGGCTGGCCACAAAGGCATGGCCGAGCTGCTGATCAGGGACCTTGGGGGCTGCCCGTACATGCCGGACACACATGGTCGTCTTCCAGTGCACATGATGCCTCACGAGGAGCAACAGAGGCTGGAGCAGGTGaggctgtttgtctgtgtgctCTTTTGGATGGCGGCATGAACTCACTTCACCAGCTGATCAAAACTGCAGCACCTGTCGCGCTTATTTCGTCTGCTACGCCTCCTTGGTCACACTCCTGTAATAATCCTGACACACGCATACACTATATGGAATTTGTCACCTAAtaaaatattggaaaatattgaaataacattaccgttTCCATCAGAGTGCTGgatttggttaggctaggtttatCTTAATATTTAGTTCATTAAGTTCATTGCTGATTCTTTTGTTGCATAGCTAATGatttaaaaaatcataatttcaCCCAGAAATAAAGTAACTGTCTCATAAATAGTAGGCTAGGATGATTTACATTAAACCCGAaatatttttatgtaacaaatGTGTGTACAGCAACgagggacagagagaaagatgactCATTAAGTGGCTGGCTGGCACAGCAGTTTGGTGAATGTCAGACAAGCATTCAAAGGGAGGAGTTTAAGTCACAAGAAGTCACCATAATAGTGGATATGGCGTGGTGAGGGCACAGGCGATGTATTTTCacaccttcttcctttttagtggTGGCGTGGTTAATTCTTTCGTCAAAAACTGACTCGTTTTATCTAATGAGGCCGCTCCGGCATACCAGCGTTACCGAATCAGCgcttttcgttttgttatgaTAGTTAACAGGCTGGGGATTACCGAAGCCATGAAAACACCAGCTGTGGAAGTGGCTGGAGGTGTCACCAGGCTGGTAAGGCTTTCATTTGTTAATGTTACCAAGCGACTGTGAAATTGGCCCTTCGGTATTTCTCTCTTGTTTAATGAGTCCCTCAATGCCGCAGCAACGGCTCGCTAAGCTCACCCGTGCACTCCTGCAGTGCTCTAGGATGATGTCATCTGGCCCTGGGGATTTAGTCATTTTCTGTTTAATGATGCTGTCCTTGCTTATGGCGATATAGATAGatgggggaattgagtttttgtggcactgaacaatactaagtttgctttgaCCCAGTCAGAAAATTCAGAGACGAGAAACCTCCCCCCATAGATGATGCGTGTCACAACGCTTCAAAAGTGTGTGGAAAATTGTACAAGACAAGACATTATTTAACAATAAAGTCACTTATTAGTGTGTGCTGTGCCATATGCTGTCCTCCTCTGCTTTGCTGTGTTCCCATCTGGGCCAGCACATGGCTGTCATTTATCAAAAAGTTAtcgtgataaaaataaataaataaataaatcagagaCATGTTTTCCCTGGGAAAATTGTAGTCCACAGCTAAAGTTGCTTCATTAATGACATTGTTTAATTTCTCATCTATACACAAATCACTTTCATTGTTCTTAATTTATAAAACTCTCACAAAGCACACAGGGAATGAAATGCCTCGGCCACTGGATGGTGTTCACCAAAGTAGAAGCATCAACGTGGACGTTATATAGCCACAGCTTGGAGCATCCTCTTATCAAAACAGCACACTGTGTTTTGAACCAAACGTTTTCAGTAGTCTACCTTTGCACAACAAACTTCTTAttcatattatgaatattatgcagctcaattatGGTATTATattctattactattacttaatATTTGATTCTATTAGTTGACCAATTAAGctacttgtattttttaatcTTGCGACTAAACAACTTCAATCAGGCAGACAAATGCTAATATACGTATGTAATCCTCGATTTCTGTAACATATCTATGTGTACGCAGCAATAAAGGGTTATTTACTTGTTCATATATTcaccgctctctttctctttgcacaCAGAAACTCTTCATGGCGGAGCgtgaaaaactgaaggatatggAGCTTCGCTTGAAGGCAGATCACGAGAAGACCGCAGCACGAACAGCGCTGTGTATACAGGAGGATCTTTTTGAGAGCCACAAGAAGGGCGAGGGTAAGAATGTCTCCTCACCTGATGGCCGCGCTGCCCTGCTGCTGGCCTCGCGCAAAGGTCTCCTGCAGCTGACTCATCTTATACTGCAAGAGGGTCACTTCCCCGTGGACGAGGTGCTGGACCACACCTGCGGCACCACCGCCCTCCACCAGGCGGCCTCGCACAGCCAGGACGGCTGCGTGGCGCTGCTGCTGAGCGCTGGCGCCAACCCACAGAAGCGTGACACGTATGGCCAGACACCCCGCCACCTGGCCGCCATGTTTGGCCATAAGAGTACTTTTGAACTCCTGGCTCACCAAGAGTCGCAGGATCTTCCTTGCCGCGCGGGCACCACGAGCACACAGgtgaaagaaaattttaaagtgtttcacaatatgTTTTATAAATATAAGCGTAATCTATTAGGTACAGACGACCGCCATAATCCTGAAAGCGTCATAAGAAATCTTGTGAGATCCATAAGCTTGCAAGAGTTGCAGGAGGAGGCTCAGCGGGTGGCTGTGGATCTATCAAAGGGCGAGGCCCTTGAGGTAAAGGAGGCGGTCATGGCAGAAATAAGCATCATCATGAATAAGGTGTCAGCCGCTGATGCCACGTACCGCGGCGACCTGAGGCTGGTGGGTAGTTCACGGGACGGGTCTAAGCTTTACGTCCCTGACGAATTTGATATAAACCTCGTGATTCACAAGGATGACGTAGGAATAACTGTtagcgagagagggaaggaggaagcaccGCTGAAGGGCAGCTTCCAGATTTCTGTGAAGACTGACAATCCCCACCTTGAAGGTAATAGATTTATGGCCAGTTTGTACGAGGAGGTGCACTGGTGCCTCGCTGGCCACACCCTGCAGGACAAAAGACTGAGCCTGGTGCCACCGGGCCTGACCAGCACGCAAGTGGGCGTGGGACTCTCTCTGGCCTGGCAGGGGCGAGAATATCCACTGTTGCTGGTTGGCGTGGACCTGGTGCCAGTGCTTGAGGTGCCATGGCTGGAGCAAGTTTTCAGACCGTTCCTCACTCCtgaggacaccaccaccatgcagctCAGTAATGCTGCTGATGGAACATGGCGCTGCAGCTTTGCCTTGACAGAGGCTGAGGTGCTGGGGACGTTGACACCCGCAGAGCGCCAGGTACAGCTAATGGGAAAAGTACTTCTTTCCCGCCTCAAGCCTGAGCGCTGGATGCCTCAGCACAAAAAAAGCTTTTTCAGATGGTTCGCCACACGGGAGTGGAACATCGCGGTGCCAAGCGGGTTCTGTTTCAAAAACGCCCTCCTGCGGTGGCTGGAGCACaggcggaggagggaggtagagcTTGGGGCTGGGCAGGAgcaggaccacaccaaggagttggagCCGGGGCGGGAGGGAGACCCCGCCAGATGGCTGGTGGAGGTGTTCAGATTGATGTGTGCGAACCCAGAAGAGACACGAGAGCACCTGACAACTCAAAACAGCTCCGCCTACTTTGGAGGAGACTGTGAGGGGCGGAAGACTGGGGACGGGGCGCCCGTCATCGTGCAGTGCCTAGAGGAGGGTTTGGAAAAGTTGTGCTCTGGCTCGGCCTCTGCCAAGACAACCAGGCGGCGGCGACGAAAGTATTAGATGCAGAAGATGCAGACCCTTGTAATCATTAGCTGTGAGCTGCGCCACGCGTCGTAAGACCTCCTacccatcccccccccccccacacacacacacacagggacacaaGTGCTTGGTGCTCGATTTTCAGATTCAATAGTTTATACAGCCAATTAGTTGTGGAGtcgatataaagaaaaatatatattttcatggcGCGAGGCTAGTGAGAGAAGATACTCTCTTAACAGGCTCTCTCATCTGTGTGCACTTGTTGGCCCCTGTAATACTGCAGGTTGAGTAATGTACGAGTAATAGTGCAAGCTGAGGTAAATGCCAACTTTGGCCAGTAAATACAACAGTGTAAGATAATAGTCAACTTGCATGTTGTATGGTGAAACAGGCTCTAGATATATCTCTGAACTCATGGATGATATTCATTTGCAAACGGCAGTGACATTAGGACATCAAATATTTTGTATAGGTTTATTAAGACAATGTATGAGCTGGGTGTAAATAAAGCACTTCGGCTTGACAAGATATAAGTTATCAAATCAAAATGGAATGTCACATTTGTAGCACCAAGTACCAAATGCAGATGGTAATTGGTTAAAAGAAACTGTTAAGTTAAGGACTTGTGATATTGACAGGCAGAGATTGTCTGAAGAAACATATAACAGGCCAGCATGCCACAATTACACAAGTATTTATCTGTTCTCCTTAAACAACACTCACGTGCCGTAAGTGTGTTCAAGTGTGCAAATCATCAGCTGCCCATTGTAAATGGTAGTGAAGGAATGCAAGTGTACAAAAGTGGATCTGTTCTTTATGTGATCTTAATGATGCAGGAGATGAAACTCACTCTTCATtcaaataaccttttttttttttttttaataaatagctgaaaaataTGTCAACAAATATTGCTTCACTAATGTAAATGCAACAAAAATAGGGGATTTCCTTGGAGCGAGAAACGTGACTGTCTTGTTAACTGGTGTTCAGTTCATCAAAGAAATAACTTGTTATTTTTAAGAAAACGTATAAGAAGTAATTGTTACTAGATAAATGACGTCTGTATTTAGTGTGTACAGCATAACAGTTTGTGCTCCTCATATCCCGCCTGGGGTCGCTTTCAAACCTTTCAAGCACACTTCTCATATTTGCAAacttatatatgtaaataaaccattgccttgtatttttttcatgaacaCAAAACTATTCCTCTCTGTATTATGGAAAGTGTTGTGTGAGTaaatcaaacacaaaaactcatgtCTTTATTTCAAACCTTCTGAAtaattttgttatatatatatatatatatatatatatatatatatatatatatatatatatatatatatatatatatatatatatatatatatatatatatatatatatatatataaagagagagagagagagagagagagagagagagagagagagagagagagagagagagtgcacagGCGCCTCCTTTTCAGTCACATCTTCCACTACGCCAAAAGAAATGTAATTATCACCGACattgctgctggaggaggagatctTGCTGAGTTGGCAAGTTTTTGCCTGCCTCCTCTACTGCCGTGGCGCTGGCAGTAATCTTTCGGCTGAACACATCCAGCCTCTTGAGGTCGTCATTCTTCACAACAATCAAACATTCGGTTTTACCTTCATCCACCTTCAGCTGATTAGAATTTGTTCCTTTTGCACACATCTTCCTTACTTCTGCTCAGCTTGGTCTCTGTATTTTTCACGTCAATCATCGACAAAGAAAACTGAGAGTATCATGTGCTAgtacaacactttcttccttctctcaccacgttaaccagtattctcagtcattcaccactgttctgtctATCTCCCCagtgcaagaattaaccagtctTCTCAGTCATTTaccgctattctgtccacctcccaatgcaagagttaacagtctcagtctttcaccactgttctgtacacctctccaatgcaagagttaaccagttttctcagtcattcaccactattctgtccacctccccaatgcaagagttaaccagtattctcagtcattcaccactattctgtccaccttcccaatgcaagagttaaccagtattctcagtcattcaccactgttctgtccacctccccaatgcaagagttaaccagtattcttagtcattcttccatttttctggtaaactctggaactccctgcctgcttctatatttcctccttcctgtgacttgaacacTTTCAGGAGAAAGGCTTCAACATACTTATCCTTAAATTTTTTAATACCGCTTCGGGCTCTATTCGGGGACCAGCACTTCAGTGGccattttttgttgatttattgtttttatttaatattgttGCCCGTGGCCGGTGCACAGATCAAGGAAGCTCCACCCGCGGCCTGTCACCTCCAGCCTTGCTGCACCAGGCGCCGCGCCACCCACCACCTTACcacaccaattttttttttttttttttttttatgtaggaaggacactggccaagggcaaaaaaaaaaaaaaatccaacaaagaaaaaatgcccactgaaatgccagtcccataaaagggtcaaagcagtagtcaaaaattgatgaataagtgtcttgaaacctccctcttgaaggaattcaagtcatagaaaggtggaaatgcagaaccaggcagggagttccagagtttaccagagaaagggatgaatgatttaggatactggttaactcttgcgcagcgaggccgcgggaggaggggaggcattcatttagcaagatcagaagaacagttagcatgaaaatagcggtagaagacagctagagatgcaacattgcggcggtgagagagaggctgaagacagtcagttagaggagaggagttgatgagacgaaaaccttttgattccaccctgtctagaagagcagtatgagtggaaccccccccagacatgtgaagcatactccatacatggacggataaggcccttgtacagagttagcagctggggggataagaaaaactggcggagacgtctcagaacacctagcttcatagaagctgttttagctagagatgagatgtgaagtttccagttcagattataagtaaaggacagtcCGAGGATGTTcaggtagaagagggagacagttgagtgtcattgaagaagaggggatagttgtctggaaggttgtgtcgagttgatagatggaggaattgagtttttgaggcattgaataataccaagtttgctctgcccaatcagaaattttagaaagatcagaagtcaagcgttctgtcgcttccctgcgtgaaatgtttacctcgtgaagggttagacgtgtatgaaaagacgtggaaaagtgcagggtggtatcatcagcgtaggagtggataggacaagaagtttggtttagaagatcattaatgaataataagaagagagtgggtgacagaacagaaccctgaggaacaccactgttaataggtttaggagaagaacagtgaccgtctaccacagcagcaatagaacggtcagaaaggaaacttgagatgaagttacacagagaaggatagaagtagtaggagagtagtttggaaatcaaagctttgtgccagactctatcaaaagcttttgatatgtccaaggcaacagcaaaagtttcaccaaaatctctaaaagaggatgaccaagactcactaaggaaacccagaagatcaccagtagagcggaacccgtactggcgatcagatagaaggttgtgaagtgatagatgtttaagaatcttcctgttgaggatagattcaaaaactttagataggcaggaaattaaagcaataggacggtagtttgagggattagaacggtcaccctttttaagaacaggttgaatgtaggcaaacttccagcaagaaggaaaggtagatgttgacagacagagctgaaagagtttgactaggcaaggtgcaagcacgggggcacagtttcggagaacaataggagggactccatcaggtccataagccttccgagggtttaggccagcgagggcatggaaaacatcattgcgaaaaattttaataggtggcatgaaatagtcagaggatggaggagagggaggaacaagcccagaatcgtccaagatagagtttttagcaaaggtttgagcgaagagttcagctttagaaatagatgtgatagcagtggtgccatctgattgaaataaaggagggaaagaagaagaagcaaagttattggagatatttttggctagatgccagaagtcacgaggggagttagatcttgaaaggttttgacactttctgttaatgaaggagtttttggctagttggaaaacagacttggcatggttccgagcagaaatataaagtgcaggagattctgatgatggaaggcttaagtaccttttgtgggccacctctctatcatgtatagcacgagaacaagctgtgttaaaccaaggtttagaaggtttaggacgagaaaaagagtgaggaatgtacgcctccatgccagacactatcacctctgttatgcgcttggcacacaaagacgggtctttgacacggaagcagtagtcattccaaggaaaatcagcaaaatatctccttaggtcccccccactagcagaggcaaaacgccataggcaccttcgcttagggggatcatgaggagggattggagtgataggacaagatacagatatgagattgtgatcggagcccaacggagaagaaaggatgacagcataagcagaaggattagaggttaggaaaaggtcaagaatgttgggtgtatctccaagacggtcaggaatacgagtagggtgttgcaccaattgctctaggtcgtggaggatagcaaagttgtaggctagttcaccaggatggtcagtgaagggagaggaaaagccaaagctggtggtgaacattgaagtctccaagaatggagatctctgcaaaagggaagagggtcagaatgtgttccacttaagtagtcaaagaatttcttatagtcagaggagttaggtaagaggtatacagcacagataaatttagtttgagagtgactctgtagtcgtagccagatggtggaaaactcggaagattctaGAGCGTGGGTATGatagcaggttaagtcattgtgcacataaacgcagcatccagctttggatcgaaaatgaggataataggagggaacagaaaaggggctactgtcaattgcctcagacacctgagtttcagtgaggaaaagaaaatgaggttgagaagagaagaggtggtgttctacagtctgaaaattagattttagcccgcaaatgttgcaaaagttaatgaagaaaaagttgacggtggtgtcaagatacttagggtcgtcgacagaaaggcagtcggacctggggacatttatgttcccctccccagatggggactccgaggctggtgtaggagtcgtcatgataattttaaatttttttgagtgaagagtgtgtgtgttattaggtgcttgtagtttcgtgtggaggaagagagttgtctttagagggcaggctgtgactgcccccttgtgttgtgagacacaaaggaaaacttTCAgttaggtcacagctgggtttaaagataagttcacagcactccctgaacagtgcattagacctcactgggagtaattatcgttttggcaggtgtctactgcctcctcctggggAGGAGGCAGATAAGGTTAAGGTAAGGTACGGGAGGAggcaggttaggtaaggttagctaATGTTAGGTTTTCTCAGAGGAGTTTAAGTGAGGTTAGTTATATTTAGTTGTGCTTAGGCGAGGTTAGGTAAttttaggagaggttaggtgtgcttaggttttgcttggttagatgaggttatgtgaggttaagtgTTGTAAGGTGAAGTAAAGTGAGGTAAGatgatgttaggtgtggttagttgtgcttaggaaaggttaggtgaagttagtttaggtt
This window of the Scylla paramamosain isolate STU-SP2022 chromosome 49, ASM3559412v1, whole genome shotgun sequence genome carries:
- the LOC135095586 gene encoding ankyrin-1-like isoform X2; amino-acid sequence: MHYAVLGGCAAAVQWLVQKGCDPHVQSKAGRIPMEMAVQHGCHEVENWLDKNCSGVVRRKTLRVEQVKEWQKIHEFIHNKVLSMLVEGNKTTMDSIPKVYDGHVLSQDGLTPLHAAALCGAPSGAVEALLRRGVSPHVTTPENMTPVDLARQQGQDSVIKGLQRHHCVQSYKLPEELHEELLSTVSHSDDVQAVSTLICKGAPIELLSGLSVLRLAVTTDRINTVSLLLASGAPLPASLLQEAWQSPDVTYRVLATLTTAYCCRLRAEQRRLEKVSSGLVEGIDNLVTTIEGNTPWQAAWRWGKETDRPALSNLLAKAAAANCPVTAAFLHRAGGWTVFNGVSGGTALHAALEAGHKGMAELLIRDLGGCPYMPDTHGRLPVHMMPHEEQQRLEQKLFMAEREKLKDMELRLKADHEKTAARTALCIQEDLFESHKKGEGKNVSSPDGRAALLLASRKGLLQLTHLILQEGHFPVDEVLDHTCGTTALHQAASHSQDGCVALLLSAGANPQKRDTYGQTPRHLAAMFGHKSTFELLAHQESQDLPCRAGTTSTQVKENFKVFHNMFYKYKRNLLGTDDRHNPESVIRNLVRSISLQELQEEAQRVAVDLSKGEALEVKEAVMAEISIIMNKVSAADATYRGDLRLVGSSRDGSKLYVPDEFDINLVIHKDDVGITVSERGKEEAPLKGSFQISVKTDNPHLEGNRFMASLYEEVHWCLAGHTLQDKRLSLVPPGLTSTQVGVGLSLAWQGREYPLLLVGVDLVPVLEVPWLEQVFRPFLTPEDTTTMQLSNAADGTWRCSFALTEAEVLGTLTPAERQVQLMGKVLLSRLKPERWMPQHKKSFFRWFATREWNIAVPSGFCFKNALLRWLEHRRRREVELGAGQEQDHTKELEPGREGDPARWLVEVFRLMCANPEETREHLTTQNSSAYFGGDCEGRKTGDGAPVIVQCLEEGLEKLCSGSASAKTTRRRRRKY
- the LOC135095586 gene encoding ankyrin-1-like isoform X1, with the protein product MASNLHHHVQEFLEAIQQLLTTELVNAVEKGDEAGVRSALDMGAQPEVTLPTRAGVSCSLLTLAASKGHDHLLSHLLQAGLSIEGGGTTDKTPLMIAALRGHAHTVKALLDLRGNPLAMDSEGRTALDIAVWQGHQQCVAALLPVTPPTPAHLEAVTPVHIAGYCGHVEVLEQLAGAAWPLTARDIDGNTPMHYAVLGGCAAAVQWLVQKGCDPHVQSKAGRIPMEMAVQHGCHEVENWLDKNCSGVVRRKTLRVEQVKEWQKIHEFIHNKVLSMLVEGNKTTMDSIPKVYDGHVLSQDGLTPLHAAALCGAPSGAVEALLRRGVSPHVTTPENMTPVDLARQQGQDSVIKGLQRHHCVQSYKLPEELHEELLSTVSHSDDVQAVSTLICKGAPIELLSGLSVLRLAVTTDRINTVSLLLASGAPLPASLLQEAWQSPDVTYRVLATLTTAYCCRLRAEQRRLEKVSSGLVEGIDNLVTTIEGNTPWQAAWRWGKETDRPALSNLLAKAAAANCPVTAAFLHRAGGWTVFNGVSGGTALHAALEAGHKGMAELLIRDLGGCPYMPDTHGRLPVHMMPHEEQQRLEQKLFMAEREKLKDMELRLKADHEKTAARTALCIQEDLFESHKKGEGKNVSSPDGRAALLLASRKGLLQLTHLILQEGHFPVDEVLDHTCGTTALHQAASHSQDGCVALLLSAGANPQKRDTYGQTPRHLAAMFGHKSTFELLAHQESQDLPCRAGTTSTQVKENFKVFHNMFYKYKRNLLGTDDRHNPESVIRNLVRSISLQELQEEAQRVAVDLSKGEALEVKEAVMAEISIIMNKVSAADATYRGDLRLVGSSRDGSKLYVPDEFDINLVIHKDDVGITVSERGKEEAPLKGSFQISVKTDNPHLEGNRFMASLYEEVHWCLAGHTLQDKRLSLVPPGLTSTQVGVGLSLAWQGREYPLLLVGVDLVPVLEVPWLEQVFRPFLTPEDTTTMQLSNAADGTWRCSFALTEAEVLGTLTPAERQVQLMGKVLLSRLKPERWMPQHKKSFFRWFATREWNIAVPSGFCFKNALLRWLEHRRRREVELGAGQEQDHTKELEPGREGDPARWLVEVFRLMCANPEETREHLTTQNSSAYFGGDCEGRKTGDGAPVIVQCLEEGLEKLCSGSASAKTTRRRRRKY